A window of Drosophila subobscura isolate 14011-0131.10 chromosome E, UCBerk_Dsub_1.0, whole genome shotgun sequence contains these coding sequences:
- the LOC117892617 gene encoding uncharacterized protein LOC117892617: protein MVSKSSKKKQVSQKQQQPQQQPPATSTTTTSSSASATKLTKQLGPDATATLTTKSSSTSMEHESVSYGEPVASTSAATPGAVASTATIHPISMPAAGVRSYSSSSKSKAAMSSSQSSYTEQSQSKLQSKSQSQSEQYSSSSSSTAKISRDYSNEKIIASIDLLESEKKEPVFSVPIEVVEITTPTLAMSASGGSLSKMYTSSSSSQQQQQQASSSSTYFASTTSSSSTRSANETLIASERADAAATATSSTTQNDKLELLSGSAATTAVDHNRATSLTSNKEVSESTTRSSLSSTKQSSSSSKKEVYDVKTKTWTEFSDGTTTLPGGNTSKPTFERYVSKESDGSCKVTYKKKIYDRRNNRWRVVDERTVDSTNDRGYPEIVDDVINTTTTTYTTKVYDTKLGKWTVVDEKSFTDSKAFVPNDIAREIEKDNTDVANITTTTEVTKIFDASINDWRVLDEKVHTDVIEKIVETPKKTIYVDEFVEIEKNTSISENNENITLNLNETSKHKNITENIYDEIDYVRTDKKRLDDSRNRGVVKNKTTTHSERCIYTLDEAYTRVRTNTWSKRDNGNIPKPNEDILVDYVVIKKPEDNLKPEGDFTVPTKEPYKPGERREKIVHTDNLRTEGEMTFNEREEYQYTVRPGYVKPTDNLKPEGEFYSPEKPKYQPGDRPTQVRHKDNLRPEGEFYTPDKPGFTPADRPTQKKPVDNLKPEGEFLAPEKPAYRPGERPEKIIRSDNLRTEGEMTFVEKEEYQYVVRPGQVRPTDNLKPEGEFYSPEKPKYRPGDRPTQIRHEDNLKPEGDFYTPERQGYKPSERPSQVRPEDNLRPEGEFYTPDKPGFRPAERPVQKKPEDNLKPEGDFYSPEKQKYTPGERPTQVRPEDNLRPEGDFYSPEKTKYRPGERPAQVRPEDNLRPEGEFYAPEKPGFRPAERPVQKKPEDNLKPEGDFYSPEKQKYTPGERPTQVRPEDNLRPEGEFYTPDKPGFRPAERPVQKRPEDNLKPEGDFYSPEKQKYTPGERPTQVRPEDNLRPEGEFYAPEKPGFRPAERPVQKRPEDNLKPEGDFYSPEKQKYTPGERPTQVRPEDNLRPEGDFYSPEKTKYRPGERPTQVRPEDNLRPEGEFYAPEKPGFRPAERPVQKKPEDNLKPEGDFYSPEKQKYTPGERPTQVRPEDNLRPEGEFYAPEKPGFRPAERPVQKRPEDNLKPEGDFYGPEKQKYTPGERPTQVRPEDNLRPEGEFYAPEKPGFRPAERPVQKRPEDNLKPEGDFYSPEKQKYTPGERPTQVRPEDNLRPEGEFYTPDKPGFRPAERPVQKRPEDNLKPEGDFYSPEKQKYTPGERPTQVRPEDNLRPEGDFYSPEKTIYRPGERPTQVRPEDNLRPEGEFYTPEKPGFRPAERPVQKKPVDNLKPEGEFTKPEKQRR, encoded by the exons ATGGTATCAAAAAGCAGTAAAAAGAAACAAGTgtcgcagaagcagcagcagccgcagcagcagccgccagccaCATCGACCACAACCACATCGTCGTCGGCTTCGGCCACGAAGCTCACCAAACAACTGGGACCCGACGCCACCGCGACACTCACCACCAAGAGCAGCTCCACCTCGATGGAGCACGAGTCCGTGTCGTATGGAGAGCCAGTGGCGAGCACCTCAGCCGCCACTCCTGGAGCAGTGGCCAGCACTGCAACCATTCATCCAATTTCCATGCCAGCGGCTGGCGTCAGGAGctatagcagcagcagcaagagcaaggCTGCCATGTCCAGCTCCCAATCCTCATACACAGAGCAATCTCAGTCCAAGTTGCAGTCAAAATCCCAGTCTCAGTCGGAGCAgtatagcagcagcagcagcagcaccgccaaGATCTCCAGGGATTACTCCAACGAGAAGATCATCGCCTCGATCGATCTGCTGGAGAGTGAGAAGAAGGAGCCTGTGTTCTCCGTTCCCATCGAGGTGGTGGAGATCACAACGCCCACGCTCGCCATGTcggccagcggcggcagcctcTCCAAGATGTACACGTCCTCGTcttccagccagcagcagcaacagcaagcgagcagcagctccacttaCTTCGCCTCCACaaccagttccagctccactCGGAGCGCCAATGAAACGCTcattgcaagcgagagagcCGACGCAGCGGCTACCG CGACGTCATCCACCACGCAGAACGATAAACTGGAACTATTGTCGGGAAGCGCAGCCACAACAGCTGTGGACCATAACAGGGCCACGTCATTGACGTCCAACAAAGAGGTCAGCGAGAGCACCACACGCAGCAGCTTGAGCAGCACAAAGCAGTCCAGTTCGTCATCCAAGAAGGAGGTGTACGACGTGAAGACCAAGACCTGGACAGAGTTTAGCGATGGCACCACCACTTTGCCTGGTGGCAACACCAGCAAGCCGACCTTCGAGCGGTACGTCAGCAAGGAGTCGGACGGGAGCTGCAAGGTGACGTACAAGAAGAAGATATACGACAGGCGCAACAATAGGTGGCGCGTAGTGGACGAACGGACTGTGGACAGCACCAATGACCGGGGCTATCCCGAAATAGTCGATGATGTCATCaacacaaccaccacaacaTACACCACGAAGGTGTACGACACGAAGCTCGGCAAGTGGACGGTCGTCGACGAGAAGTCGTTCACAGATAGCAAAGCTTTCGTGCCCAATGACATTGCTCGTGAAATCGAGAAAGATAATACCGATGTGGCAAACATAACAACTACCACGGAGGTAACAAAG ATATTCGATGCGAGCATCAACGACTGGCGTGTTCTGGACGAGAAGGTGCACACGGATGTCATTGAGAAGATTGTAGAGACGCCCAAGAAGACCATCTACGTGGATGAGTTTGTGGAGATTGAGAAGAACACCTCGATTTCGGAGAACAATGAGAATATAACACTGAATCTGAATGAAACAtcgaaacacaaaaatattaccGAGAATATTTATGATGAAATCGATTACGTGCGCACAGATAAGAAACGCTTAGACGATTCAAGAAAC CGTGGAGTCGTCAAGAACAAAACTACGACGCATAGCGAGCGTTGCATCT ATACCCTCGACGAAGCATACACAAGAGTACGTACAAATACCTGGTCGAAGAGAGACAATGGAAACATTCCCAAGCCAAACGAAGACATATTAGTGGACTACGTAGTCATAAAGAAGCCAGAAGACAACTTAAAGCCAGAAGGAGACTTCACAGTGCCCACGAAAGAGCCATACAAGCCCGGCGAGAGGCGTGAGAAAATTGTACACACAGACAATCTGCGGACAGAGGGAGAAATGACCTTCAACGAGAGGGAGGAGTATCAATACACCGTCCGTCCTGGGTATGTAAAGCCCACGGACAACCTTAAGCCCGAGGGTGAGTTCTACAGCCCAGAAAAGCCAAAATATCAGCCTGGAGATCGCCCAACACAAGTTCGACACAAGGACAACTTGCGGCCTGAAGGCGAGTTCTATACACCCGACAAGCCGGGCTTTACACCAGCCGATCGGCCCACCCAAAAGAAGCCCGTGGATAACCTTAAGCCTGAAGGTGAATTCCTTGCACCGGAAAAACCCGCCTATCGCCCAGGAGAAAGGCCTGAGAAAATTATCCGGAGCGACAACCTGCGCACTGAAGGGGAAATGACCTTTGTGGAGAAAGAGGAGTACCAATATGTGGTCCGACCAGGTCAAGTAAGGCCCACTGATAACCTCAAACCAGAGGGTGAATTCTACAGTCCTGAGAAACCGAAGTATAGACCAGGCGATCGTCCCACTCAAATTAGGCATGAAGACAATCTAAAGCCCGAAGGCGACTTCTACACTCCAGAAAGACAAGGATACAAGCCCAGTGAGCGTCCATCCCAAGTGCGACCTGAAGACAATCTCCGACCAGAGGGAGAGTTCTATACTCCGGATAAACCAGGATTCAGACCCGCTGAAAGACCAGTCCAGAAGAAGCCTGAGGATAACCTGAAGCCAGAGGGAGATTTCTACAGTCCCGAAAAGCAGAAATATACGCCTGGAGAACGTCCAACGCAAGTTAGACCTGAAGACAATCTTCGACCTGAAGGAGATTTCTACAGTCCCGAGAAAACTAAATACAGGCCAGGAGAACGTCCTGCCCAAGTAAGACCTGAAGACAATCTTCGTCCTGAGGGAGAGTTCTATGCTCCGGAGAAACCAGGATTTAGACCCGCTGAGAGGCCTGTCCAAAAGAAACCTGAGGATAATCTGAAACCCGAGGGGGATTTCTACAGTCCCGAAAAGCAGAAGTATACGCCTGGAGAACGTCCTACGCAAGTCAGACCTGAGGACAATCTCCGACCTGAGGGAGAGTTCTATACTCCGGATAAACCAGGATTCAGACCCGCTGAGAGGCCTGTCCAAAAGAGGCCTGAGGATAATCTGAAACCCGAGGGAGATTTCTACAGTCCCGAAAAGCAGAAGTATACACCTGGAGAACGTCCTACGCAAGTCAGACCTGAGGACAATCTCCGACCTGAGGGAGAGTTCTATGCTCCGGAGAAACCTGGATTCAGACCCGCTGAGAGGCCTGTCCAAAAGAGGCCTGAGGATAATCTGAAACCCGAGGGAGATTTCTACAGTCCCGAAAAGCAGAAGTATACACCTGGAGAACGTCCAACGCAAGTTAGACCTGAAGACAATCTTCGACCTGAAGGAGATTTCTACAGTCCCGAGAAAACTAAATACAGGCCAGGAGAACGTCCTACCCAAGTTAGACCTGAAGACAATCTTCGTCCTGAGGGAGAGTTCTATGCTCCGGAGAAACCAGGATTTAGACCCGCTGAGAGGCCTGTCCAAAAGAAGCCTGAGGATAATCTGAAACCCGAGGGAGATTTCTACAGTCCCGAAAAGCAGAAGTATACGCCTGGAGAGCGTCCTACTCAAGTCAGACCTGAAGACAATCTTCGTCCTGAGGGAGAGTTCTATGCTCCGGAGAAACCTGGATTCAGACCCGCTGAGAGGCCTGTCCAAAAGAGGCCTGAGGATAATCTGAAACCCGAGGGAGATTTCTATGGTCCCGAAAAGCAGAAGTATACACCTGGAGAACGTCCTACGCAAGTCAGACCTGAAGACAATCTTCGTCCTGAGGGAGAGTTCTATGCTCCGGAGAAACCTGGATTCAGACCCGCTGAGAGGCCTGTCCAAAAGAGGCCTGAGGATAATCTGAAACCCGAGGGAGATTTCTACAGTCCCGAAAAGCAGAAGTATACACCTGGAGAACGTCCTACGCAAGTCAGACCTGAGGACAATCTCCGACCTGAGGGAGAGTTCTATACTCCGGATAAACCAGGATTCAGACCCGCTGAGAGGCCTGTCCAAAAGAGGCCTGAGGATAATCTAAAACCCGAGGGAGATTTCTACAGTCCCGAAAAGCAGAAGTATACGCCTGGAGAACGTCCTACACAAGTCAGACCTGAAGACAATCTTCGCCCTGAGGGTGACTTCTACAGTCCTGAGAAAACTATATACAGGCCAGGAGAACGTCCTACCCAAGTTAGACCTGAAGACAATCTCCGACCTGAGGGAGAGTTCTATACTCCGGAGAAACCAGGATTCAGACCCGCTGAGAGGCCAGTCCAGAAGAAACCCGTGGACAATCTAAAGCCCGAAGGAGAGTTCACGAAGCCTGAGAAACAG CGAAGGTGA